CCAGAACAATATGAGTCATTAGAAGGGTTGAGAGCAATATGCATATCAACATTATACCGATGTTTGGCACGAACATGCCAATAGCAAATAAAAATGAATTTTTATATATGTCCTTAATTTTTAGTTCAAAGGTTATCATAATCTGATAAGTATAAATCTGCATCATCATAAATATAATCAGGAAAAGCCCTTGAATACCGACCGCAATACTTAGGAATATTGATTTTTCACTCTGGCCAAGGTACCATGAAAAGCTGGCGGAAAATGCAGCAAAAATGCCAAGATTTATAGCAGTCAGTATCAACGATTGTTTCAAATTTTTCTTTGCGGTCCTTAAATAGTCATGCCATACAAATGCATGCTCTTCCCTTGAAAAATTCCTCAGAACGTATGTAAACCCACTCTGAAAAGGTCCCACTGCTACTATGTTAAAAACACACATAAAAGCTGCAAAACCAAGCCATATACTTACCGGATATTTTTTACTCTCAAACATTGATCCGAAAAAATTACCTGATATCATAAGTGCTATTAAAATAGCAGGAAAGCTGCAAATGAAATGAATCAGATTTAGCTGCAGCAGCTTGTAAAACTTTCTTGTATAAACCCCAAAGAAAACTCTTAACGGATGCTTTGGTGGTGCATCCTTTTCCACTCCGGGGCCTTCCTTGTCGTATCTAAACCTATCAAAAAATCCCATATTTTACTCCTCTATAAATTATTTTTTGTATTATTATTTGTATTATTATTTCTATTATTGTCTATATTACTTTTGGATCTTAC
The genomic region above belongs to Pseudobacteroides sp. and contains:
- a CDS encoding DUF624 domain-containing protein, encoding MGFFDRFRYDKEGPGVEKDAPPKHPLRVFFGVYTRKFYKLLQLNLIHFICSFPAILIALMISGNFFGSMFESKKYPVSIWLGFAAFMCVFNIVAVGPFQSGFTYVLRNFSREEHAFVWHDYLRTAKKNLKQSLILTAINLGIFAAFSASFSWYLGQSEKSIFLSIAVGIQGLFLIIFMMMQIYTYQIMITFELKIKDIYKNSFLFAIGMFVPNIGIMLICILLSTLLMTHIVLALILLPTFTLSVMGLIVNFYSNRVIKRHMIDNQNK